A single window of Acetohalobium arabaticum DSM 5501 DNA harbors:
- a CDS encoding SIR2 family NAD-dependent protein deacylase has translation MTKLKKLARLIHESERTVAITGAGISTESGIPDFRSSGGLWQQENSIVLSNDTLERNPKCFYSFGQNIFEKIRAAEPNPAHYALAELEETGELEAVITQNVDSLHQKAGSQNVLEIHGHLRSGTCLSCERKYDIEEIFSKLKRNDVPDCDRCSGLIKPDIVLFGDPLPEDFVQSRKVVSEADLALVIGSSLEVAPANMLPKLADKQAVINLQQTTLDQQAEVVINQKAGEVLSEVVDFINRTSY, from the coding sequence ATGACCAAACTCAAAAAACTAGCCCGGCTCATCCACGAAAGCGAGAGAACTGTAGCAATTACCGGCGCAGGCATTTCTACCGAAAGCGGAATTCCCGACTTCCGCAGCAGCGGCGGCCTCTGGCAGCAGGAGAACTCCATCGTACTTTCTAATGATACGCTCGAAAGGAATCCTAAGTGTTTCTACAGCTTCGGCCAGAATATCTTCGAGAAGATCAGAGCAGCTGAGCCTAATCCGGCCCATTATGCCCTGGCTGAATTAGAGGAGACTGGAGAGTTAGAAGCAGTTATCACTCAGAATGTAGACAGCCTTCATCAGAAGGCCGGCTCACAGAACGTATTAGAAATCCACGGCCATCTACGCAGCGGGACCTGTCTAAGCTGTGAACGGAAGTATGATATAGAGGAGATATTTAGTAAGCTCAAGCGGAATGATGTTCCTGATTGTGACCGGTGCAGTGGCTTAATTAAGCCCGATATAGTTCTTTTTGGCGATCCTCTGCCCGAAGACTTTGTTCAGAGCCGAAAAGTAGTATCAGAAGCTGACTTGGCATTGGTTATAGGCTCTAGTCTCGAAGTGGCACCGGCCAATATGCTGCCTAAGCTGGCAGACAAACAGGCTGTGATTAATTTACAGCAGACTACTCTGGACCAACAGGCCGAGGTTGTAATTAATCAAAAAGCAGGTGAGGTGTTGTCTGAAGTTGTAGATTTCATAAATAGAACTTCATATTGA